The Lasioglossum baleicum chromosome 12, iyLasBale1, whole genome shotgun sequence genome includes a region encoding these proteins:
- the LOC143214580 gene encoding uncharacterized protein LOC143214580, translating into MASGNRVSLTANERMDVVKDLETSSVRDVAKKYKVHHSTIRRIHQNATKIVDFGNKGKLEKQRKSTRKPLCEELEQRPVDEGNGERPVVEGNGERPADEGIELSRDVRKKLEDAFQCLESCNNHFPRSVLYLLEGVKLRILGDSTEHRRKTPKKIEIKS; encoded by the exons ATGGCAAGTGGCAACAGAGTTTCGTTGACTGCAAATGAACGTATGGATGTTGTAAAGGACTTGGAGACTTCCTCTGTTAGAGATGTTGCTAAGAAGTATAAAGTACATCACTCGACAATTCGGCGAATCCATCAAAACGCTACGAAAATCGTGGACTTCGGAAACAAAGGAAAACTGGAGAAACAACGAAAATCTACAAGGAAACCGTTGTGTGAAGAGTTGGAACAACGGCCCGTAGACGAAGGAAATGGGGAAAGGCCAGTGGTCGAAGGAAATGGGGAAAGGCCCGCAGACGAAGGGATCGAACTGTCTCGAGACGTAAGGAAGAAACTGGAGGATGCATTTCAATGTTTAGAGAGTTGTAATAATCACTTTCCACGCTCGGTACTCTATTTATTAGAGGGAGTAAAATTAAGAATCTTAG GCGATTCAACAGAACACCGTCGAAAAACaccgaagaaaattgaaataaaaagttaG
- the Kat80 gene encoding katanin p80 isoform X2, producing MASSTKRSWKLQDFVAHTSNVNCLALGHKSGRVLVTGGDDKKVNLWAVGKQNCIMSLSGHTTPIECVRFGQTEDLVCAGSQTGALKIWDLEHAKLARTLTGHKSGIRCMDFHPYGELLASGSLDTAIKLWDIRRKGCIFTYKGHNRMVNSLKFSPDGQWIASAGEEGMVKLWDLRAGRQLREFSEHRGPATTVEFHPHEFLLASGSADRTVHFWDLESFQLVSSTDQTHSTAIRCLYFSQGGECLFAGCHDALKVYGWEPARTLDSVPTGWVKVQDIAVAQNQLIAASLQTANVILYVCDLKKIAPLGGVSTSDSPFSHGNSLRKSFSRERPPGLKKHTLDVQTIEEADKSGTDPEDEATYADIPNVTAYHDVFQPNRAHPTQPQILQNLSTSMSNLNAAEPEEVPPIPSPSSPPPPAPTLALTKSVPVRVQPIKSSPPVQRSAVTSTSQSKTLQTNNGLIRTSKNLASIPPLRQNITPLPGKKIGASSDIGTLPQPLGPQRSNSTLTPRVAPMAAVLPVMDDGKLKNRAPSPDSPKHYLKRQSSCKDGEQGYESDYPVQINSIRHSPSDPALNRPNSAQSRSTSLNRNYTTSMSLSARNASTTTTTLATKKANKAQVLPNPKVDVRASQLRPSVETTGKEEFVPISTDKPYGLDVETFLPNNFASSTAFGYPQIGVLNEMSEAEVLNSMMRGHESMMTVMTNRHRSLQIIYSQKQHKDLKAAVESAVAMNDLSVIVDLLGILTLKPPMWNLDLCNFMLGPIGDLLQSKYEMYIVTGSTALRLILRNFATVIKSNVEAPLQTIGVDVSREERYHKCLSCYKKLQTIRSVLLKKQSTPGKLGATFRELAVLMRSIE from the exons ATGGCTTCGTCCACGAAGAGGTCATGGAAACTCC AGGATTTTGTTGCCCACACATCTAATGTCAATTGCCTGGCTTTGGGTCATAAATCTGGCCGTGTTCTGGTCACCGGTGGCGACGACAAGAAGGTGAATCTATGGGCAGTCGGCAAGCAGAACTGTATTATG AGCCTGAGTGGCCATACCACTCCGATAGAATGTGTAAGATTTGGACAGACCGAGGATCTGGTATGCGCTGGCTCGCAGACAGGAGCACTGAAGATCTGGGACCTGGAACACGCCAAATTGGCCCGTACATTAACAGGACACAAGTCAGGTATACGTTGCATGGACTTTCATCCTTACGGGGAGTTGCTGGCATCTGGAAGTTTGGACACGGCGATTAAATTGTGGGACATTAGAAGGAAAGGTTGTATCTTCACGTATAAAGGACACAATAGGATGGTGAACAGTTTAAAATTCAGTCCTGATGGCCAATGGATTGCCAGTGCAGGAGAGGAGGGAATGGTTAAG CTGTGGGACTTGAGAGCTGGCAGACAACTCAGAGAAttttccgaacacagaggtccgGCTACCACGGTAGAGTTTCATCCCCACGAATTTCTGTTAGCCAGTGGCAGCGCGGATAGAACAGTTCACTTCTGGGACCTGGAATCATTTCAACTTGTTTCGTCCACGGATCAAACTCACTCCACAGCAATTCG GTGCCTCTATTTCAGTCAGGGTGGAGAATGTCTTTTCGCTGGTTGCCATGATGCGTTGAAGGTGTACGGTTGGGAACCGGCTCGTACGTTGGATTCGGTTCCGACTGGTTGGGTAAAAGTGCAGGACATAGCTGTGGCCCAGAACCAGTTG ATCGCTGCGAGTTTGCAAACTGCCAATGTCATTTTATACGTAtgcgatttaaaaaaaatagcgCCGTTGGGAGGAGTATCGACGTCCGACTCGCCGTTTAGTCACGGGAACTCGTTAAGGAAGAGCTTCTCGAGGGAAAGGCCGCCTGGATTAAAAAAACATAC ATTAGACGTACAAACGATCGAGGAAGCGGACAAGTCTGGAACAGACCCAGAGGATGAAGCAACGTACGCAGACATACCCAATGTCACCGCCTATCACGACGTCTTTCAACCAAACAGAGCAC ATCCCACCCAGCCGCAGATACTGCAGAATCTTTCTACCTCAATGTCGAATCTGAACGCGGCGGAACCAGAGGAAGTTCCACCCATACCGTCACCGTCATCCCCGCCCCCACCTGCCCCGACGTTGGCGTTGACCAAGTCGGTGCCAGTTCGTGTTCAGCCAATCAAGTCATCACCACCGGTTCAGAGAAGTGCGGTGACCTCGACGAGCCAATCGAAGACTCTGCAGACGAACAACGGCCTGATCAGAACCTCGAAGAATCTGGCGTCCATACCTCCTCTCAGACAGAACATCACGCCCCTTCCCGGCAAGAAGATCGGCGCCAGCAGTGATATAGGGACGCTTCCACAACCCTTGGGCCCGCAAAGGTCGAACTCGACGTTGACGCCGCGAGTGGCGCCGATGGCTGCCGTTCTTCCAGTCATGGACGATGGGAAACTCAAGAACAGAGCACCTAGCCCGGACTCTCCGAAGCATTACTTGAAGAGACAGAGTAGTTGTAAGGACGGGGAACAGGGTTACGAAAGCGATTATCCGGTACA AATTAATAGTATAAGGCATAGCCCCTCTGATCCAGCGTTAAACAGGCCGAACTCGGCGCAGTCCAGGTCCACCTCGCTAAATAGGAACTATACTACCTCAATGTCGCTGTCCGCACGCAACGCTTCCACTACCACCACGACACTCGCGACTAAGAAAGCGAACAAAGCTCAAGTGCTCCCGAATCCTAAGGTAGACGTACGGGCGTCTCAACTGAGGCCGAGCGTGGAGACCACGGGGAAGGAGGAATTCGTTCCCATAAGCACCGATAAACCTTATGGGCTGGACGTTGAAACCTTTCTGCCC AATAATTTTGCGAGTTCGACGGCGTTCGGCTACCCTCAAATCGGAGTTCTGAACGAAATGTCCGAGGCTGAAGTTCTCAACAGCATGATGCGAGGTCACGAATCGATGATGACCGTGATGACGAACCGACATCGGTCCTTGCAGATCATCTACTCCCAGAAGCAACATAAAGATCTTAAG GCCGCGGTGGAATCTGCTGTGGCAATGAATGATCTTTCGGTGATCGTCGACCTGCTGGGGATACTGACTCTGAAACC ACCAATGTGGAACCTGGACCTTTGCAACTTTATGCTTGGTCCGATCGGAGATCTCCTGCAAAGTAAATACGAAAT GTACATAGTCACGGGTTCGACAGCGTTGAGGTTGATCCTGCGGAATTTCGCGACGGTGATCAAATCGAACGTGGAGGCGCCTTTGCAAACGATCGGCGTGGATGTGTCGCGGGAGGAACG ATACCACAAGTGCCTCTCCTGCTACAAGAAGCTGCAGACGATTAGGAGCGTGTTGCTGAAGAAGCAGTCGACGCCGGGGAAGCTGGGCGCGACTTTCCGCGAGCTGGCAGTATTAATGAGGAGCATCGAGTGA
- the Kat80 gene encoding katanin p80 isoform X1: protein MASSTKRSWKLQDFVAHTSNVNCLALGHKSGRVLVTGGDDKKVNLWAVGKQNCIMSLSGHTTPIECVRFGQTEDLVCAGSQTGALKIWDLEHAKLARTLTGHKSGIRCMDFHPYGELLASGSLDTAIKLWDIRRKGCIFTYKGHNRMVNSLKFSPDGQWIASAGEEGMVKLWDLRAGRQLREFSEHRGPATTVEFHPHEFLLASGSADRTVHFWDLESFQLVSSTDQTHSTAIRCLYFSQGGECLFAGCHDALKVYGWEPARTLDSVPTGWVKVQDIAVAQNQLIAASLQTANVILYVCDLKKIAPLGGVSTSDSPFSHGNSLRKSFSRERPPGLKKHTLDVQTIEEADKSGTDPEDEATYADIPNVTAYHDVFQPNRALSRTPPPEPEAFQEPQDLDPTQPQILQNLSTSMSNLNAAEPEEVPPIPSPSSPPPPAPTLALTKSVPVRVQPIKSSPPVQRSAVTSTSQSKTLQTNNGLIRTSKNLASIPPLRQNITPLPGKKIGASSDIGTLPQPLGPQRSNSTLTPRVAPMAAVLPVMDDGKLKNRAPSPDSPKHYLKRQSSCKDGEQGYESDYPVQINSIRHSPSDPALNRPNSAQSRSTSLNRNYTTSMSLSARNASTTTTTLATKKANKAQVLPNPKVDVRASQLRPSVETTGKEEFVPISTDKPYGLDVETFLPNNFASSTAFGYPQIGVLNEMSEAEVLNSMMRGHESMMTVMTNRHRSLQIIYSQKQHKDLKAAVESAVAMNDLSVIVDLLGILTLKPPMWNLDLCNFMLGPIGDLLQSKYEMYIVTGSTALRLILRNFATVIKSNVEAPLQTIGVDVSREERYHKCLSCYKKLQTIRSVLLKKQSTPGKLGATFRELAVLMRSIE, encoded by the exons ATGGCTTCGTCCACGAAGAGGTCATGGAAACTCC AGGATTTTGTTGCCCACACATCTAATGTCAATTGCCTGGCTTTGGGTCATAAATCTGGCCGTGTTCTGGTCACCGGTGGCGACGACAAGAAGGTGAATCTATGGGCAGTCGGCAAGCAGAACTGTATTATG AGCCTGAGTGGCCATACCACTCCGATAGAATGTGTAAGATTTGGACAGACCGAGGATCTGGTATGCGCTGGCTCGCAGACAGGAGCACTGAAGATCTGGGACCTGGAACACGCCAAATTGGCCCGTACATTAACAGGACACAAGTCAGGTATACGTTGCATGGACTTTCATCCTTACGGGGAGTTGCTGGCATCTGGAAGTTTGGACACGGCGATTAAATTGTGGGACATTAGAAGGAAAGGTTGTATCTTCACGTATAAAGGACACAATAGGATGGTGAACAGTTTAAAATTCAGTCCTGATGGCCAATGGATTGCCAGTGCAGGAGAGGAGGGAATGGTTAAG CTGTGGGACTTGAGAGCTGGCAGACAACTCAGAGAAttttccgaacacagaggtccgGCTACCACGGTAGAGTTTCATCCCCACGAATTTCTGTTAGCCAGTGGCAGCGCGGATAGAACAGTTCACTTCTGGGACCTGGAATCATTTCAACTTGTTTCGTCCACGGATCAAACTCACTCCACAGCAATTCG GTGCCTCTATTTCAGTCAGGGTGGAGAATGTCTTTTCGCTGGTTGCCATGATGCGTTGAAGGTGTACGGTTGGGAACCGGCTCGTACGTTGGATTCGGTTCCGACTGGTTGGGTAAAAGTGCAGGACATAGCTGTGGCCCAGAACCAGTTG ATCGCTGCGAGTTTGCAAACTGCCAATGTCATTTTATACGTAtgcgatttaaaaaaaatagcgCCGTTGGGAGGAGTATCGACGTCCGACTCGCCGTTTAGTCACGGGAACTCGTTAAGGAAGAGCTTCTCGAGGGAAAGGCCGCCTGGATTAAAAAAACATAC ATTAGACGTACAAACGATCGAGGAAGCGGACAAGTCTGGAACAGACCCAGAGGATGAAGCAACGTACGCAGACATACCCAATGTCACCGCCTATCACGACGTCTTTCAACCAAACAGAGCAC TGTCACGCACTCCACCTCCAGAACCCGAGGCTTTCCAGGAGCCTCAGGACTTAG ATCCCACCCAGCCGCAGATACTGCAGAATCTTTCTACCTCAATGTCGAATCTGAACGCGGCGGAACCAGAGGAAGTTCCACCCATACCGTCACCGTCATCCCCGCCCCCACCTGCCCCGACGTTGGCGTTGACCAAGTCGGTGCCAGTTCGTGTTCAGCCAATCAAGTCATCACCACCGGTTCAGAGAAGTGCGGTGACCTCGACGAGCCAATCGAAGACTCTGCAGACGAACAACGGCCTGATCAGAACCTCGAAGAATCTGGCGTCCATACCTCCTCTCAGACAGAACATCACGCCCCTTCCCGGCAAGAAGATCGGCGCCAGCAGTGATATAGGGACGCTTCCACAACCCTTGGGCCCGCAAAGGTCGAACTCGACGTTGACGCCGCGAGTGGCGCCGATGGCTGCCGTTCTTCCAGTCATGGACGATGGGAAACTCAAGAACAGAGCACCTAGCCCGGACTCTCCGAAGCATTACTTGAAGAGACAGAGTAGTTGTAAGGACGGGGAACAGGGTTACGAAAGCGATTATCCGGTACA AATTAATAGTATAAGGCATAGCCCCTCTGATCCAGCGTTAAACAGGCCGAACTCGGCGCAGTCCAGGTCCACCTCGCTAAATAGGAACTATACTACCTCAATGTCGCTGTCCGCACGCAACGCTTCCACTACCACCACGACACTCGCGACTAAGAAAGCGAACAAAGCTCAAGTGCTCCCGAATCCTAAGGTAGACGTACGGGCGTCTCAACTGAGGCCGAGCGTGGAGACCACGGGGAAGGAGGAATTCGTTCCCATAAGCACCGATAAACCTTATGGGCTGGACGTTGAAACCTTTCTGCCC AATAATTTTGCGAGTTCGACGGCGTTCGGCTACCCTCAAATCGGAGTTCTGAACGAAATGTCCGAGGCTGAAGTTCTCAACAGCATGATGCGAGGTCACGAATCGATGATGACCGTGATGACGAACCGACATCGGTCCTTGCAGATCATCTACTCCCAGAAGCAACATAAAGATCTTAAG GCCGCGGTGGAATCTGCTGTGGCAATGAATGATCTTTCGGTGATCGTCGACCTGCTGGGGATACTGACTCTGAAACC ACCAATGTGGAACCTGGACCTTTGCAACTTTATGCTTGGTCCGATCGGAGATCTCCTGCAAAGTAAATACGAAAT GTACATAGTCACGGGTTCGACAGCGTTGAGGTTGATCCTGCGGAATTTCGCGACGGTGATCAAATCGAACGTGGAGGCGCCTTTGCAAACGATCGGCGTGGATGTGTCGCGGGAGGAACG ATACCACAAGTGCCTCTCCTGCTACAAGAAGCTGCAGACGATTAGGAGCGTGTTGCTGAAGAAGCAGTCGACGCCGGGGAAGCTGGGCGCGACTTTCCGCGAGCTGGCAGTATTAATGAGGAGCATCGAGTGA
- the Eif3f1 gene encoding eukaryotic translation initiation factor 3 subunit f1: MALNLTVKVHPVVLFQIVDAYERRKAESHRVIGTLLGTAEKGMVEVTNCFCVPHKESESQVEADLTYGIDLYDLNHRVNAQENIVGWWATGNEVTTHSSVIHEYYVRECNNPVHLTVDTTLINTTRMAIKAYVCVPLGVPNGKQGSMFTPVKVQVTCYEPEVVGLQLCSKTQLPAHAQIAGVKTGGGIEPMMDLAQIAEASGKLSSMLEQVLEYVDVILNSKQPPDNQVGRALLDMVHSVPTMSSDQFDEMFNSNVKDLLMVVALSQLIKTQLQLNEKLTLLTTL; encoded by the exons ATGGCGCTTAACCTTACCGTGAAAGTTCATCCTGTGGTTCTTTTTCAAATAGTCGACGCTTACGAGCGTCGAAAAGCCGAGTCCCACCGTGTTATCGGTACACTACTAG GCACGGCTGAAAAAGGTATGGTCGAAGTAACGAATTGCTTCTGTGTACCTCATAAAGAGTCAGAAAGTCAAGTGGAAGCTGATCTGACATACGGAATCGACCTATACGATTTAAATCACAGGGTGAATGCACAAGAAAACATTGTTGGTTGGTGGGCAACTGGGAACGAG GTCACCACTCACTCTTCGGTTATACACGAATACTATGTTCGTGAGTGCAACAATCCTGTTCACTTGACTGTTGATACAACACTGATAAACACTACTAGAATGGCAATTAAAGCCTACGTGTGCGTACCATTAGGAGTACCTAATGGAAAACAAGGTTCCATGTTTACACCAGTTAAAGTACAG GTTACCTGTTACGAACCAGAAGTAGTTGGACTGCAGCTTTGTTCCAAGACACAATTACCGGCTCATGCGCAAATAGCTGGTGTAAAAACTGGTGGTGGTATAGAGCCAATGATGGATCTTGCTCAAATCGCGGAAGCCAGTGGTAAACTATCTTCCATGTTGGAGCAAGTACTCGAATACGTCGACGTCATTCTCAATTCTAAACAACCTCCGGATAACCAA GTGGGTCGTGCTCTTTTGGATATGGTGCACTCTGTACCGACAATGTCGAGCGATCAATTCGATGAAATGTTTAACAGCAACGTGAAAGATCTATTGATGGTTGTCGCGCTCTCGCAGTTAATAAAAACTCAACTTCAACTCAATGAAAAACTTACGCTGCTCACAACTTTGTAA
- the Arp10 gene encoding actin-related protein 10 — translation MVKMLRRYEGVLYFSDKQMVIFDIGSAYTKYGYANEATPRGIIRTEAVCSETKQIRKIYDYKDTEDLYQLLVEFLHCLFFRYVIITPKDARIVILESCLTPSQFRETLAKVLFRHFEIGCLMFLSTHLATISTLGTNTALVLDVGYKEATVIPIYEGVPILKAWQALPLAGEAVHKYLMERLKETSPKANITEKLVEDIKVRTCFVTTLERSVKLETEEAPSPPPAVMYPGVKNITIPGKVREKAFEVLWERDNDNLSIPTMILDAILKCSIDTRRTLAENIILIGGTTMTKGFVSRLKSELLALLKSNLYSEKLKIQAFKFHTAPSKPNYTAWLGGAICGTVDLPLRCITKENYLKSNRVPDWTNLIDNQREDLVAYEL, via the exons ATGGTTAAAATGTTACGCCGCTACGAAGGTGTTCTCTATTTCTCGGACAAGCAAATGGTGATATTTGACATTGGAAGCGCATACACGAA ATACGGGTACGCGAACGAGGCTACACCACGCGGAATAATAAGGACAGAGGCTGTTTGTTCAGAAACCAAACAGATCAGGAAGATTTACGATTATAAGGATACAGAAGATTTGTATCAATTACTCGTAGAGTTTCTCCATTGTTTATTCTTTAG GTACGTTATAATAACACCTAAGGATGCCAGAATTGTAATACTAGAATCTTGTTTAACGCCGTCTCAATTCAGAGAAACACTAGCTAAAGTATTATTCAGACATTTTGAGATTGGCTGTTTGATGTTTTTGTCTACTCATTTGGCAACCATTAGTACTTTAGGCACCAATACAGCCTTGGTATTGGATGTTGGATACAAAGAAGCTACAGTGATTCCAATTTACGAGGGGGTACCAATTTTGAAAGCATGGCAAGCACTTCCTTTAGCTGGTGAAGCTGTGCACAA gtaTTTAATGGAAAGATTGAAAGAAACATCTCCGAAAGCGAATATAACAGAAAAACTTGTGGAAGATATAAAAGTTAGAACATGTTTTGTTACTACATTGGAGAGATCCGTTAAATTAGAAACCGAGGAAGCTCCAAGTCCTCCTCCTGCAGTCATGTACCCTGGGGTTAAAAATATTACCATACCTGGCAAAGTTAGGGAGAAAGCATTTGAAGTATTGTGGGAAAGGGACAATGATAATTTAAGCATACCTACAATGATTTTAGATGCAATTCTTAAG TGTTCCATAGACACTAGACGAACTTTGgctgaaaatataatattaatcggAGGCACGACAATGACGAAAGGATTCGTTAGTCGTCTTAAATCGGAACTCCTAGCTCTATTGAAAAGCAATCTTTATTCGGAGAAGTTGAAAATTCAAGCTTTCAAATTTCATACTGCACCCAGTAAACCCAATTATACAGCATGGTTAGGAGGTGCTATTTGCGGTACCGTCGACCTCCCATTGAGATGTATAACGAAAGAGAATTATTTGAAATCGAACAGAGTGCCTGATTGGACCAACTTAATTGATAATCAAAGAGAGGATCTTGTGGCTTACGAATTATGA
- the Rpn12 gene encoding regulatory particle non-ATPase 12 — translation MYAVHRLCGKMAALKDVVSLYKNLKQEWSATPCNLKKCGELLNQLKVGLTHLMFLPTSNNTASQNELLIARDILEIGAQWSIVTEDIPSFERYMAQLKCYYFDYKSDLLESAYKYHLLGLNLLFLLSQNRVAEFHTELELLPSDQIQSNVYIRHPLSLEQYLMEGSYNKIFLAKGNVPAASYNFFIDILLNTVRDEIGACMESAYDKISIQDASRMLNLNSEKDMKAFATKKNWTLTKEGYFYFATTNEKKAEEPIPSSDLATLAIDYARELEMIV, via the exons atgtatgcagTTCACCGTTTATGTGGAAAAATGGCAGCGTTGAAAGATGTTGTTTCTCtgtacaaaaatttaaaacaagAATGGTCAGCGACTCcttgcaatttaaaaaaatgcggCGAATTGCTCAATCAAttaaag GTTGGCCTTACCCATTTGATGTTCCTTCCAACGTCCAATAATACAGCAAGTCAGAACGAATTGTTGATAGCTC GTGATATTTTAGAGATTGGTGCACAATGGAGTATAGTCACGGAAGATATACCTTCTTTCGAGCGTTATATGGCACAGTTAAAATGTTACTATTTTGATTACAAGTCCGATCTTTTGGAATCTGCATATAAATATCATCTGCTAGGATTAAATCTCCTGTTTCTCTTGTCTCAAAATCGTGTTGCCGAGTTTCACACAGAACTGGAACTACTGCCTTCCGATCAGATACAATCCAACGTCTATATTAGACACCCTTTAAGCTTGGAACAGTATTTGATGGAGGGTTcgtacaataaaatatttttagcgAAAGGTAACGTGCCGGCGGCATCGTACAACTtcttcatagatattttattgaatacCGTGCGCGATGAAATCGGAGCCTGTATGGAGAGCGCGTACGATAAGATTTCAATACAAGATGCCTCTAGAATGCTCAATCTgaattcagagaaagatatgAAAGCGTTTGCAACAAAAAAGAATTGGACTTTGACCAAAGAGGGTTACTTTTACTTTGCAACTACCAACGAAAAGAAAGCTGAGGAACCAATACCCAGTTCAGATTTGGCTACGCTAGCTATAGATTATGCAAGAGAACTTGAAATGATCGTTTAA
- the Pig-c gene encoding phosphatidylinositol glycan anchor biosynthesis class C — protein sequence MTLKIKWQKKLYENYGLPDNYTDRSFLKQLRKNIKPNNITLIEAITFGATICIQLNIVVLFVIIFVWLNREWAMPDMIFLSSVILTIFGYLVYCLKEPNTLTKLTKDIRTVLIFLTFGYILSPVLKTLTETISTDTIYVMAILMFLTHLIFSKYGSLQISLSDSLSITSSIFGSLMLASRLASPSHAFSLLTVAVQCFVLLPYLMYKISNKILISSCLTFSTLYFLLFISQTISYVFIVSIVFLHFVCPYWYVQCQRYKDNIYGPWDEAVITS from the coding sequence ATGACGTTGAAGATAAAATGGCAGAAAAAATTGTACGAAAATTATGGATTGCCAGACAATTATACGGATAGATCATTTTTGAAGCAGTTACGTAAAAATATTAAGCCAAATAATATAACATTGATAGAAGCGATCACGTTTGGAGCTACTATATGCATTCAATTAAATATTGTAGTACTCTTTGTCATTATATTTGTCTGGTTGAACAGGGAGTGGGCCATGCCCGACATGATATTTTTATCGAGTGTAATTCTGACAATATTCGGTTATCTTGTATATTGTTTAAAAGAACCGAACACTTTGACCAAGTTGACCAAAGACATTAGGACAGTATTAATTTTCCTTACATTTGGTTACATTTTGTCGCCTGTTTTGAAGACATTAACTGAAACTATTAGTACGGATACAATCTATGTTATGGCAATATTGATGTTCTTAACACATTTGATATTTAGCAAGTACGGTTCTCTGCAGATTTCTTTGTCCGACTCTTTATCAATAACGTCTTCCATATTTGGTTCGTTGATGTTAGCTTCTAGATTGGCATCTCCGTCTCATGCGTTTTCGCTTCTTACGGTTGCTGTGCAATGTTTTGTACTATTACCATATCTTATGTATAAAATAAGCAACAAAATACTTATTTCAAGCTGTTTAACTTTTAgtactttatattttcttttatttatttcacaaaCGATCTCTTATGTTTTTATCGTATCCATAGTATTCCTACATTTCGTATGTCCTTATTGGTATGTACAATGCCAGAGGTATAAAGACAATATTTATGGTCCTTGGGACGAAGCTGTTATTACTTCTTAG